In one Pseudarthrobacter oxydans genomic region, the following are encoded:
- a CDS encoding 2-oxo acid dehydrogenase subunit E2, producing the protein MGDFRMPSLGADMDHGKMVEWLVKPGDYVHRGDVVAVVDTEKTVMDIETFEEGVVAELLVDVGTTVPIGTPLARITATPDDGTGAMPPAETHGPLSPPVRHLAHQLGVDPGSIRGTGRHGAVTRSDVERAAALVPVPAAPEPAPAAPESAAPHVEDDGGNRGRVRSSPLARRLAAERGVDLSAVAGTGPGGAVTEGDVLHAAAAAPAPVPPGGAAPEAPASPELTVPEVPATAEEPAARPAEDRQREASLRRAVGALMSRSKKTIPHYYLSTTLDMGAAVAWMQSVNLQRPVSSRLVPSALLLKAAALAARDVPEVNGLYVDNEFRPSQAVHLGVAVALRKGGIVAPAIHDADQLPVDTLMEQLRDLVSRARAGRLQRAEMADPTITVTNLGDLGVESVFGVIYPPQVAMVGLGRLMEQPWAHEGMLGVRPVVTATLSADHRVSDGLRGARYLARLDELLQKPEEL; encoded by the coding sequence GTGGGTGATTTCCGCATGCCGTCCCTGGGGGCGGATATGGACCACGGCAAGATGGTGGAGTGGCTCGTCAAGCCGGGCGACTACGTCCACCGCGGTGACGTGGTGGCCGTAGTGGACACCGAAAAGACGGTCATGGACATCGAGACCTTCGAAGAGGGGGTTGTGGCCGAACTGCTGGTGGACGTCGGCACCACGGTTCCCATCGGCACCCCGCTCGCGCGGATCACTGCAACGCCCGATGACGGGACGGGAGCCATGCCGCCGGCGGAAACCCACGGGCCCCTCTCGCCCCCGGTGCGGCACCTCGCCCACCAGCTGGGAGTTGATCCGGGCTCCATCCGCGGCACGGGCAGGCACGGGGCGGTGACGCGTTCCGACGTGGAACGCGCTGCAGCGCTGGTGCCGGTGCCGGCAGCTCCGGAACCCGCACCGGCAGCTCCGGAGTCCGCGGCGCCTCACGTGGAGGATGACGGCGGCAACCGTGGGCGGGTGCGCTCGTCACCTCTCGCCCGGCGCCTGGCGGCCGAGCGCGGAGTTGACCTTTCGGCCGTGGCCGGGACCGGGCCCGGCGGTGCGGTCACGGAAGGCGACGTCCTCCACGCGGCCGCTGCCGCCCCCGCACCGGTGCCACCAGGGGGTGCGGCGCCGGAAGCTCCGGCATCACCGGAGCTGACTGTGCCTGAAGTCCCGGCAACAGCAGAAGAGCCTGCGGCCAGGCCCGCGGAGGACCGGCAGCGCGAGGCAAGCCTGCGCAGGGCGGTCGGGGCGCTGATGTCCCGCTCCAAGAAGACGATTCCGCACTATTACCTCAGCACCACGCTGGACATGGGTGCCGCTGTGGCCTGGATGCAGTCCGTTAACCTCCAGCGCCCTGTTTCCTCCCGGCTGGTTCCCTCTGCACTCCTGCTGAAGGCCGCTGCCCTTGCTGCCAGGGACGTGCCCGAGGTCAACGGCCTGTATGTGGATAACGAGTTCCGGCCCAGCCAGGCAGTGCATCTCGGCGTCGCCGTTGCCCTTCGGAAGGGCGGCATCGTGGCCCCGGCAATCCACGACGCCGACCAGCTCCCGGTGGACACCCTCATGGAGCAGCTGAGGGACCTCGTGTCCCGTGCCCGGGCAGGCAGGCTGCAGCGGGCAGAAATGGCCGATCCCACCATCACCGTGACCAACCTGGGCGACCTGGGCGTGGAGAGCGTGTTCGGGGTGATCTATCCGCCGCAGGTGGCCATGGTGGGCCTGGGCCGGCTGATGGAACAACCGTGGGCGCACGAGGGAATGCTCGGCGTCCGTCCCGTGGTGACGGCCACCCTCTCCGCCGACCACAGGGTGAGTGACGGCCTGCGCGGCGCACGTTATCTGGCGCGGCTGGACGAACTGCTGCAAAAACCGGAGGAACTATGA
- a CDS encoding sugar ABC transporter permease → MAVTDRVRPRSGGTQVPPEDTKGVRRLAFSQQVSRWDVKLSPYLYISPFFILFAVTGLFPLVYTAWVSLHNWNLIGGQGKFTGLENYAFVVAQPYFWNAVGNTFSIFILSSVPQVVIALVIAAVLDANLRARTFWRMGVLVPFVVAPVAVGLIFNNLFADQFGLINGMLAGAGLDPVRWHSDPLASHLAIATMVNFRWTGYNALIFLAAMQAIPRDVFEAATIDGAGRLRQFFSVTVPMLRPTVIFVVITSTIGGLQIFDEPRVFDQSGLGGADRQWQTLTMYIWELGWGQRNFGRASAVAWLLFLIIVLIALLNFLITKRIASQGGRK, encoded by the coding sequence ATGGCTGTCACCGACCGGGTCCGGCCACGGAGCGGAGGGACGCAGGTTCCCCCGGAAGATACGAAGGGCGTCCGGCGCCTGGCCTTCTCGCAACAGGTCTCCAGGTGGGACGTCAAGTTGTCCCCCTACCTCTACATCTCGCCGTTCTTTATCCTGTTCGCCGTCACCGGGCTCTTCCCGCTCGTCTACACAGCGTGGGTTTCCCTGCACAACTGGAACCTGATCGGCGGACAGGGGAAGTTCACGGGCCTGGAAAACTATGCCTTCGTTGTGGCCCAGCCCTACTTCTGGAACGCCGTGGGCAACACCTTCAGCATCTTCATCCTGTCTTCAGTCCCTCAGGTTGTCATCGCCCTGGTGATAGCAGCGGTGCTGGACGCGAACCTGAGGGCAAGGACGTTCTGGCGGATGGGGGTCCTGGTGCCCTTCGTCGTTGCACCGGTGGCGGTGGGCCTGATCTTCAACAACCTCTTCGCGGACCAGTTCGGGCTGATCAACGGGATGTTGGCGGGGGCAGGGCTGGACCCGGTCCGGTGGCATTCCGACCCGCTGGCAAGCCATCTGGCAATCGCCACCATGGTGAACTTCCGCTGGACCGGCTACAACGCGCTGATCTTCCTCGCAGCCATGCAGGCAATCCCGCGGGATGTGTTTGAAGCGGCAACCATCGACGGGGCCGGCAGGCTGCGGCAGTTCTTCTCCGTGACCGTCCCCATGCTGCGGCCCACGGTGATCTTCGTGGTGATCACCTCCACCATCGGCGGCCTGCAGATCTTCGACGAGCCGCGGGTCTTTGACCAGTCCGGCCTGGGCGGAGCGGACCGGCAGTGGCAGACGCTGACCATGTACATCTGGGAACTCGGCTGGGGCCAGCGCAACTTCGGCAGGGCCTCTGCCGTTGCCTGGCTGCTCTTCCTGATCATCGTGCTGATTGCCCTGCTCAACTTCCTCATTACCAAGCGCATCGCAAGCCAGGGAGGCCGTAAGTGA
- a CDS encoding LacI family DNA-binding transcriptional regulator, whose amino-acid sequence MNEKSRRPGLLHAGRPSPTLEDLATAAGVSRSTASRAINGGLKVSPEAQAAVDAAIVALGYTPNRAARSLVTRRTGSIALVIPEPDARVMMDPFFAAVITGVNEALRGTDMQLVLLMSRAGDDSARTMRYLRGGHVDGAIVVSFHKADDWAETLGTTGLPTVFIGRPWAAGFGVPYVDLDNFEGGRLAARHLAATGCTRLGTVAGPADMTAAVDRLDGWMQGVREAGLQPGPVIHGDFTTAGGAEAARNLFSEAPELDGVFAASDLMALGVIETVRGGGRRVPEDVAVVGFDNHSLLAANGMGLTTVTQPMVDMAVTAGQLLIRAIENPEEQLEPVIYPAELVVRGSTAR is encoded by the coding sequence ATGAACGAAAAGTCCCGCCGGCCCGGCCTCCTGCACGCCGGGCGGCCCAGCCCGACGCTCGAGGACCTCGCCACGGCCGCCGGAGTGTCCCGCTCCACCGCGTCCAGGGCGATCAACGGCGGGCTGAAGGTCAGTCCGGAGGCCCAGGCCGCCGTCGACGCTGCGATCGTGGCGCTCGGCTACACGCCGAACCGTGCGGCCCGGAGCCTGGTGACCAGGCGCACCGGATCCATTGCGCTGGTCATCCCGGAGCCGGACGCACGGGTGATGATGGACCCCTTCTTCGCCGCCGTCATCACCGGCGTCAACGAGGCACTCCGGGGCACCGACATGCAGCTGGTGCTGCTGATGTCCCGGGCTGGGGATGACTCCGCCCGGACCATGCGGTACCTGCGGGGCGGGCACGTGGACGGCGCGATCGTGGTCTCGTTCCACAAGGCGGACGACTGGGCGGAGACCCTTGGCACAACCGGCCTGCCCACTGTCTTCATCGGCAGGCCCTGGGCCGCGGGCTTCGGCGTCCCTTATGTGGACCTGGACAACTTCGAGGGCGGCCGGCTTGCCGCCCGCCACCTGGCCGCCACCGGGTGCACCCGGCTTGGAACCGTGGCAGGACCCGCCGACATGACAGCGGCAGTCGACCGCCTGGACGGATGGATGCAGGGTGTCCGGGAGGCCGGGCTGCAGCCCGGCCCCGTCATCCATGGGGACTTCACGACGGCGGGCGGCGCCGAAGCGGCAAGGAACCTGTTCTCCGAGGCGCCGGAGCTCGACGGCGTTTTCGCCGCCTCGGACCTGATGGCCCTGGGTGTCATTGAAACTGTGCGGGGCGGGGGCCGGAGGGTTCCGGAGGACGTTGCTGTTGTGGGGTTCGACAACCATTCCCTCCTGGCGGCCAATGGCATGGGCCTGACCACTGTGACGCAGCCGATGGTGGATATGGCCGTGACAGCCGGACAGCTCCTGATCCGCGCGATCGAAAACCCGGAAGAGCAGCTGGAACCGGTCATCTACCCGGCCGAACTGGTGGTCCGGGGCAGCACCGCCCGCTGA
- a CDS encoding acyl carrier protein, giving the protein MNEQDARAAVHQAIGQVAPDVEPADLADGARLRQDLELDSLDFLRLVETIYSATGINIPEGDYPRVATVGGLIAYIAGHA; this is encoded by the coding sequence ATGAACGAACAGGACGCCCGCGCGGCAGTGCACCAGGCGATCGGGCAGGTGGCGCCGGACGTGGAGCCGGCGGACCTTGCGGACGGTGCACGGCTGCGGCAGGACCTTGAACTCGATTCACTCGACTTCCTGCGGCTTGTGGAGACCATATATTCCGCAACAGGCATAAATATTCCGGAAGGCGACTACCCCCGGGTGGCGACGGTGGGCGGCCTGATTGCGTACATCGCCGGTCACGCCTGA
- the mptB gene encoding polyprenol phosphomannose-dependent alpha 1,6 mannosyltransferase MptB, translating to MTAGGSHLGTSETQPAASAKASGPATGRAYLATIEGFVGALMMFIGSIGTGWIANGSPMIRQPVVIALRTEGWGVTVSTVLLTVGAMVLMRSWLRLGQRLADWGKSSLRSVVLAISAWSLPLLFCVPVFSRDVYAYTGQGRLVMEGQNPYQVGISTLSNWFSLGADPAWAEARTPYGPYFLWLARGVVGLTGAQPDVSVLLFRLLAGVGVLLCVIYVPRLAELHGINGARALWISVANPLFLISFIASAHNDALMVGLAVAGVYFAATRRYLLGVLLVTASIGIKPITVLLLPFVGLMWAGPSASWPRKFLMWGATAGISFGVLALSGIPYNLGMGWVWAIMDPTPGYTGYSPSGFLGQQVEFLGNVLGLPGGTFATLLRTGMKWAAIALVLVLMFRGDYSRAVRRMALAFTAVVMLSPIIQPWYILWFLPFLAVTGIRDDWQIRSLYVGVTFFVVFGAQDQLSVWSFVALPIDASSLAFVTALAFTFYLLFLDLHTRRLLIEARPLDLVKRGWRWAVAVVEARRGAARRQA from the coding sequence ATGACGGCAGGCGGGTCACACCTCGGGACTTCGGAGACGCAGCCGGCAGCGTCGGCTAAAGCCTCCGGCCCGGCCACCGGCCGCGCCTACCTGGCCACCATCGAGGGCTTTGTCGGGGCCCTGATGATGTTTATCGGTTCCATCGGGACCGGGTGGATCGCCAACGGCTCACCCATGATCCGCCAGCCGGTGGTAATCGCCCTCCGCACCGAGGGCTGGGGAGTGACTGTATCCACCGTGCTCCTGACGGTGGGCGCCATGGTGCTGATGCGGTCCTGGCTCCGGCTGGGCCAGCGCCTGGCGGATTGGGGCAAATCGTCGCTGCGGTCCGTCGTCCTCGCCATCTCTGCCTGGTCCCTGCCGCTGCTTTTCTGTGTCCCCGTATTTTCCCGCGACGTCTACGCCTACACCGGCCAGGGCCGGCTGGTCATGGAGGGCCAGAACCCTTACCAGGTGGGGATTTCCACGCTCAGCAACTGGTTCTCGCTCGGCGCCGATCCTGCCTGGGCGGAAGCCAGGACCCCCTACGGTCCGTACTTCCTCTGGCTGGCGCGCGGGGTGGTGGGGCTGACCGGCGCGCAGCCGGATGTGTCTGTCCTCCTGTTCCGCCTCCTCGCCGGCGTCGGGGTCCTGCTTTGCGTCATCTATGTGCCCAGGCTGGCGGAGCTGCACGGCATCAACGGGGCGCGTGCACTCTGGATCTCCGTGGCCAACCCGCTGTTCCTGATCAGCTTCATCGCCAGCGCGCACAACGACGCCCTCATGGTGGGCCTCGCCGTCGCAGGCGTCTACTTCGCGGCCACGCGCCGGTACCTGCTCGGAGTGCTGCTGGTGACCGCGTCGATCGGAATCAAGCCGATCACCGTCCTCCTGCTTCCCTTTGTTGGCCTGATGTGGGCGGGCCCGTCGGCTTCCTGGCCCCGCAAGTTCCTGATGTGGGGCGCGACGGCGGGCATCAGCTTCGGCGTGCTGGCCCTCAGCGGCATCCCGTACAACCTGGGGATGGGATGGGTGTGGGCCATCATGGACCCCACGCCGGGCTATACCGGCTACTCGCCATCGGGCTTCCTGGGCCAGCAGGTGGAGTTCCTGGGCAACGTGCTGGGGCTCCCCGGCGGCACGTTCGCCACCCTCCTGCGGACGGGAATGAAATGGGCGGCGATCGCGCTGGTCCTGGTCCTGATGTTCCGCGGTGACTACTCGCGGGCGGTGCGCCGGATGGCGCTGGCGTTTACCGCCGTCGTGATGCTCTCGCCCATCATCCAGCCCTGGTACATCCTCTGGTTCCTGCCTTTCCTGGCCGTTACCGGTATCCGGGACGACTGGCAGATCAGGTCGTTGTACGTGGGCGTGACGTTCTTTGTGGTGTTTGGGGCGCAGGACCAGCTCTCCGTGTGGTCCTTCGTGGCGCTGCCCATCGACGCCTCCTCGCTGGCGTTCGTCACAGCCCTTGCCTTCACGTTCTACCTTCTATTCCTCGACCTGCATACACGGCGGCTGCTCATCGAGGCCAGGCCGCTTGACCTGGTAAAACGCGGGTGGCGCTGGGCTGTGGCCGTAGTTGAGGCGAGACGCGGAGCTGCCCGGCGTCAGGCGTGA
- a CDS encoding glycoside hydrolase family 1 protein yields MSSTQLPFPEGFLWGAATAAYQIEGAAHTGGRQDSIWDVFARVPGAVADGHNGDVACDHYRRYKQDVALMGRLHMKAYRFSTSWARCMPDGVTPNPEGIAFYSRLVDELLAAGITPWLTLYHWDLPQALEDKGGWANRDTAYRFAEYAALMHGVLGDRVRIWTTLNEPWCSAFLGYAAGIHAPGRQDPQAGLAAAHHLLLGHGLAARALRREDPDASVGITLNLTVPDPRDPGSEGDRDAARRIDGQFNRIFLDPLFRGEYPADLLADVAHLGMADLVQDGDLEIISTPLDLLGVNYYHGESLTKDPADPGELAGQETTAAPGQAARPVSSPFVAADGARSVSRGLPVTGMGWEVQPEGLRRLLNRLQAEYTGPAGIPIYITENGAAYDDVPDEAGFVDDQDRLGFFAAHLQAVHDAIADGVDVRGYLAWSLLDNFEWSFGYHQRFGLVRVDYATQERIPKASAWWYSAVAASNAIPAGSSPVPSTEPGVVLSV; encoded by the coding sequence ATGAGTTCCACCCAACTTCCGTTTCCGGAGGGCTTTCTCTGGGGCGCGGCAACCGCTGCCTACCAGATCGAAGGCGCAGCACACACCGGGGGCCGGCAGGACTCCATCTGGGACGTGTTCGCCCGGGTTCCCGGCGCCGTGGCGGACGGCCACAACGGCGACGTGGCCTGCGACCACTACCGGCGCTACAAGCAGGACGTGGCGCTCATGGGCCGGCTGCACATGAAGGCCTACCGCTTCTCCACGTCCTGGGCCCGCTGCATGCCCGACGGCGTCACGCCCAATCCCGAAGGCATCGCCTTCTACTCCCGCCTGGTGGATGAACTGCTTGCTGCCGGAATCACGCCGTGGCTGACCCTCTACCACTGGGACCTGCCGCAGGCACTTGAAGACAAGGGCGGCTGGGCCAACCGGGACACGGCCTACCGTTTCGCCGAGTACGCGGCGCTCATGCACGGCGTCCTGGGGGACAGGGTCCGGATCTGGACCACCCTCAACGAGCCGTGGTGCTCGGCGTTCCTCGGCTACGCCGCCGGTATCCACGCGCCGGGAAGGCAGGACCCGCAGGCCGGACTTGCCGCCGCCCACCACCTGCTGCTCGGCCACGGCCTGGCAGCCCGTGCGCTGCGCCGCGAGGATCCGGACGCCTCTGTGGGCATCACCCTGAACCTGACGGTCCCGGATCCGCGGGATCCCGGCAGCGAGGGTGACCGGGACGCAGCCAGGCGGATCGACGGCCAGTTCAACAGGATCTTCCTGGATCCGCTGTTCAGGGGCGAGTACCCGGCTGACCTGCTGGCAGACGTGGCGCACCTTGGAATGGCTGACCTGGTGCAGGACGGGGACCTGGAGATCATATCCACGCCGCTGGACCTGCTGGGCGTCAACTACTACCACGGGGAATCCCTCACGAAGGATCCGGCGGACCCCGGGGAACTGGCGGGGCAGGAGACGACGGCGGCTCCGGGGCAGGCAGCCCGCCCGGTGTCCTCCCCGTTCGTGGCAGCCGACGGCGCCCGATCGGTATCCCGCGGCCTGCCGGTGACGGGAATGGGCTGGGAGGTCCAGCCGGAGGGGCTGCGGCGCCTGCTCAACCGGCTGCAGGCTGAGTACACGGGTCCTGCCGGGATCCCCATCTACATCACCGAAAACGGTGCAGCGTACGACGATGTCCCGGACGAGGCGGGCTTCGTGGACGACCAGGACCGGCTGGGGTTCTTCGCGGCACACCTCCAGGCGGTGCATGATGCCATAGCTGACGGCGTGGACGTCCGCGGATACCTGGCGTGGTCCCTGCTGGACAACTTCGAGTGGTCCTTCGGCTACCACCAGCGCTTTGGCCTGGTCCGGGTTGATTATGCAACCCAGGAGCGCATCCCGAAAGCCAGTGCCTGGTGGTACTCGGCGGTGGCCGCATCCAATGCCATTCCGGCCGGCAGCAGCCCCGTGCCGTCTACGGAGCCAGGTGTCGTATTGTCTGTGTAA
- a CDS encoding diguanylate cyclase, with amino-acid sequence MALDTTTLRIAFGLMALVLVLLFYFSAYRTTRSPYSGWWCLALLFFLSGSGCFLLDGTAHQVWGNPLGNVLLVLGGVAVWAGARSLRTVPPPKWAFAAIPLVTLVASVLDNPATNTWSGGPVFLAAMSLTIGLASRELWRLEPGYSRVRIPMAAAAGGLSVFYVLRWAAFMLEGQDGPIFVTVFGSAVTTLVTMVLLVVVSFSMAALSNEQQTRALRMVASRDDLTGLLNRKAFLNLAAEQLADLSIAKGTGALVLADLDHFKAVNDTYGHAAGDVALQTFADACAATVRSTDLVGRYGGEEFVILIPGASAERAEIIAKSISRRLAAAATVDGMDMPTVSYGISTYDGATTDVERLIASADAALYRAKSLGRNRTARSDRML; translated from the coding sequence ATGGCTCTGGATACCACAACCCTCCGGATCGCCTTTGGCCTGATGGCGCTGGTGCTGGTGCTCCTCTTCTACTTCTCCGCCTACCGGACCACGCGCTCGCCCTACAGCGGCTGGTGGTGCCTGGCGCTGCTGTTTTTCCTGTCAGGATCCGGCTGTTTCCTCCTGGATGGAACAGCACACCAGGTCTGGGGCAACCCCTTGGGCAACGTGCTCCTGGTGCTCGGCGGAGTGGCTGTCTGGGCGGGCGCCCGGTCGCTGCGGACCGTGCCGCCGCCAAAGTGGGCGTTCGCCGCCATCCCCCTGGTGACCCTGGTTGCCTCGGTCCTGGACAACCCGGCCACCAACACCTGGTCCGGCGGCCCCGTGTTCCTGGCAGCCATGAGCCTCACCATAGGCCTGGCGTCGCGCGAGCTCTGGCGGCTGGAACCGGGATACTCGCGCGTACGGATCCCCATGGCGGCGGCGGCAGGCGGACTCTCCGTGTTCTATGTACTGCGCTGGGCGGCGTTCATGCTGGAGGGGCAGGACGGCCCCATCTTCGTCACTGTTTTTGGTTCCGCGGTGACCACACTGGTGACCATGGTCCTCCTGGTGGTGGTTTCCTTCAGCATGGCGGCCCTCAGCAATGAACAGCAGACCAGGGCGCTGCGCATGGTGGCCTCCCGCGATGACCTCACCGGCCTCCTCAACCGCAAGGCCTTCCTGAACCTGGCGGCCGAACAGTTGGCCGACCTGTCCATCGCCAAAGGCACCGGCGCCCTGGTCCTGGCGGACCTGGACCACTTCAAGGCGGTCAACGACACCTACGGCCACGCCGCCGGGGACGTGGCCCTGCAGACGTTCGCGGACGCCTGCGCTGCCACGGTGCGGTCCACCGACCTGGTGGGACGCTACGGCGGGGAGGAATTTGTGATCCTTATCCCGGGTGCCAGCGCGGAACGGGCGGAAATCATCGCTAAGTCGATCAGCCGGCGCCTGGCGGCGGCTGCAACCGTGGACGGGATGGACATGCCGACTGTCAGTTACGGTATTTCCACGTATGACGGTGCCACAACGGATGTGGAACGCCTCATCGCCTCAGCGGACGCCGCCCTTTACCGGGCAAAGTCGCTCGGCCGGAACCGGACCGCCCGCAGCGACCGTATGCTCTAG
- the rsgA gene encoding ribosome small subunit-dependent GTPase A, which translates to MNTSSGSGLESTNHPSDGPLPYGYTPAVAQHFEDHPMPAATGRGRVVRVDRNLLLVAAGSDLLHLPYPLSGEPAVTGDWVWIGPNRAGERQILSVLPRRSELSRKRAFEASSEAQVLAANMDTVGVVVPVDRPLTHNRLERTLVAAWDSGATPLVIITKADLADVADDVVGKVILQAAGVDVVTTSAETGDGIDQLLAHIPAGGTIVLLGPSGAGKSTLINALVGRDIQDTGEVRSGDFRGRHTTTSRELVPLANGTVLMDTPGVRGFGLFDAEDGIGEMFGDVEALAAGCRFSDCSHQGAPGCAVQEALATGVLEERRWHNYLKLQRELAALARRSDAAAQRAYQREWHQKVVAAGKSQRWAERETAERKERPGRKRR; encoded by the coding sequence GTGAACACATCGTCAGGCAGCGGCCTGGAAAGCACCAACCACCCAAGCGACGGTCCGCTCCCCTATGGCTATACCCCCGCCGTCGCCCAGCACTTCGAGGACCATCCGATGCCGGCGGCCACCGGGCGCGGGCGGGTGGTCCGCGTGGACAGGAACCTGCTGCTGGTGGCTGCGGGCTCGGACCTGCTGCACCTGCCCTATCCGCTGAGCGGCGAACCGGCAGTGACCGGAGACTGGGTGTGGATAGGGCCCAACCGGGCCGGCGAGCGCCAGATCCTCAGCGTCCTGCCGCGCCGTTCGGAACTGAGCCGCAAGCGCGCGTTCGAAGCCTCCTCCGAGGCACAGGTCCTGGCCGCCAACATGGACACCGTCGGCGTGGTGGTCCCGGTCGACCGGCCCCTGACTCACAACCGGTTGGAACGCACCCTTGTGGCCGCGTGGGACTCGGGGGCTACTCCCCTGGTGATCATCACCAAGGCGGACCTCGCGGACGTGGCGGACGACGTCGTCGGGAAAGTCATCCTGCAGGCTGCAGGCGTGGATGTGGTCACCACCTCCGCGGAAACCGGCGACGGCATCGATCAGCTGCTGGCGCACATCCCGGCGGGCGGAACCATCGTGCTCCTGGGGCCATCGGGTGCCGGAAAGTCCACGCTCATCAACGCGCTGGTGGGCCGCGACATCCAGGACACCGGCGAGGTGCGCTCCGGCGACTTCAGGGGGAGGCACACCACCACCTCCCGGGAACTGGTCCCGCTCGCGAACGGGACGGTGCTGATGGACACGCCTGGCGTGCGGGGCTTCGGCCTGTTCGACGCCGAGGACGGCATCGGCGAGATGTTCGGCGATGTGGAGGCGCTGGCGGCCGGGTGCAGGTTTTCGGACTGTTCCCACCAGGGCGCACCCGGCTGCGCTGTTCAGGAGGCTCTTGCCACAGGCGTGTTGGAGGAGCGCCGCTGGCACAACTACCTGAAGCTGCAGCGGGAGCTTGCCGCCCTGGCCCGCCGGAGCGACGCCGCGGCGCAGCGTGCCTACCAGCGGGAGTGGCACCAGAAAGTGGTGGCGGCAGGGAAGTCCCAGCGCTGGGCCGAACGCGAGACGGCGGAGAGGAAGGAACGGCCGGGCCGGAAGCGGCGGTGA
- a CDS encoding zinc-ribbon domain-containing protein — protein sequence MLLLFGFKTVLKALPGKPATCQYCRAFAHHRLEERATKFTLFFIPVFTTSRSYQITCTNCGHVSSISARQKRALELQR from the coding sequence ATGCTCCTTCTCTTTGGTTTCAAGACCGTGCTCAAGGCCTTGCCCGGGAAACCGGCCACCTGCCAGTACTGCCGGGCGTTCGCCCACCACCGCCTTGAGGAGCGGGCCACCAAGTTCACGCTCTTCTTCATTCCGGTGTTCACCACGTCGCGTTCCTACCAGATCACGTGCACCAATTGCGGGCACGTCTCGAGCATTTCCGCGCGGCAGAAGCGGGCGTTGGAACTGCAGCGCTAG
- a CDS encoding carbohydrate ABC transporter permease, producing MSSIPMIEQTAGKGAARAAARRRPGARGPGAGHGGARRPGFLTYGFLGAVLLASLFPLYWSFLVGSHDNTVLSRGIPLLPGGNFLANAAKVFDSIPFWKAMGNSLIVSCVTAASVVVFSTLAGFAFAKLRFRGSKGLLVFVIATMAVPTQLGVVPLFIVMSRLGWTGSLWAVIIPGVVTAFGVFWMTQYLRDALPDELIEAVRMDGASMIQAFWYIGFPAARPAAAMLALFTFVATWTNFFWPFIVLDPSNPTLPVALQLLQAAHFVDYSVVLAGAVLATVPLLLLFIAAGRQLVSGIMQGAVKG from the coding sequence GTGAGCTCCATCCCCATGATTGAACAGACTGCCGGGAAGGGGGCCGCCCGGGCAGCAGCGCGGCGCCGGCCAGGTGCCAGGGGTCCCGGGGCCGGCCACGGCGGTGCCCGCAGGCCAGGCTTCCTCACCTACGGCTTCCTGGGTGCCGTCCTGCTGGCGTCACTCTTTCCGTTGTATTGGTCCTTCCTGGTGGGCAGCCATGACAACACCGTCCTGAGCCGCGGCATCCCGCTGCTGCCGGGCGGGAACTTCCTGGCCAACGCCGCCAAAGTCTTTGACAGCATCCCGTTCTGGAAGGCGATGGGCAACAGCCTCATCGTCTCGTGCGTGACCGCGGCTTCCGTCGTCGTATTCTCCACCCTTGCCGGATTCGCCTTCGCCAAGCTCCGCTTCCGCGGCAGCAAGGGGCTGCTGGTGTTCGTCATCGCCACCATGGCGGTTCCCACCCAGCTCGGCGTCGTCCCGCTGTTTATCGTGATGTCCAGGCTGGGGTGGACCGGCTCGCTTTGGGCTGTGATCATTCCGGGCGTTGTTACCGCCTTCGGCGTGTTTTGGATGACCCAATACCTGCGTGACGCCCTCCCGGATGAACTCATCGAGGCCGTGCGGATGGACGGGGCTTCCATGATCCAGGCCTTCTGGTACATCGGATTCCCGGCCGCGCGGCCGGCGGCCGCCATGCTCGCCCTGTTCACTTTCGTGGCCACCTGGACGAACTTCTTCTGGCCGTTCATTGTCCTTGACCCGTCGAACCCCACCCTTCCGGTGGCGCTGCAGCTGTTGCAGGCCGCCCACTTCGTGGACTACTCCGTGGTCCTGGCCGGAGCCGTCCTGGCCACCGTCCCGCTCCTGCTCCTGTTTATCGCGGCAGGCCGCCAACTCGTATCCGGAATTATGCAAGGAGCAGTCAAAGGATGA